From a single Miscanthus floridulus cultivar M001 chromosome 8, ASM1932011v1, whole genome shotgun sequence genomic region:
- the LOC136469593 gene encoding uncharacterized protein → MVYGDSMLVINQLNKDWSCSSEKMDAYCAEIRKLEGKFYGIEYHHVVRDQNQPADQLSKIGSSHTVVPLGVFVQDLLVPSIKEEKEVDEVPPAEQLVLVVPSPVTDWREQFIKYLTNSEVPADKTDTERLIHRSKHYVLVDGNLMRKSAKEGILQKCIPQDKGVKLLHEIHSGSCGNHAASRNLVGKAF, encoded by the coding sequence atggtgtacggaGACTCCatgctggttatcaaccagctcaataaagactggtcctgttccagtgagaagatggacgcatactgcgctgaaattaggaagcttgaagggaagttctacggtatcgagtaccaccacgtggtacgagatcaaaatcaaccaGCTGACCAGCTCTCAAAAATAGGTTCGTCTCACACCGTAGTTCCACTAGGGGTCTTCGTGCAAgatctcctggtgccatccattaaagaagaaaaggaagttgatgaggttccccctgccgagcagttggtacttgtggtGCCTTCACcggtcaccgattggagggagcaattcatcaagtacctcaccaactcTGAAGTACCTGCCGACAAGACCGACACCGAACGCCTAATCCATCGgagtaagcactacgtgttggtagatggtaacttgatgaggaagagtgccaaggaagggatattgcAGAAGTGCATCCCTCAAGACaaaggagtgaagctacttcacgaaattcattctggttcctgtggcaatcacgcggcctcgagaaacctggtcggcaaagctttctga